The Candidatus Manganitrophus noduliformans genome includes a window with the following:
- a CDS encoding sigma factor-like helix-turn-helix DNA-binding protein, whose translation MSSTLATVPVHSNVRLFSQLRKMITNHIDLLNASSRLGVTPSTLRKILAGAPISRFIQRKIGRVLDGRGSALPGSPKRSRVERLLEVYHLYREHGTLQRVADEIGLSRERVRQLLVKGSECGLFEYKPSWEVGVSREKILEDYRRVLTLKGVAQVNQMSLCRLHRLLKVHGITEPELEEIWFKEKKAICIERYHKVVLEMGHHPTTTEMQRISSNRYLTTQIRRLWGTIETFRKEQGIPPPPKRLFHLKVLTHS comes from the coding sequence ATGTCGTCTACCTTGGCAACGGTCCCGGTCCATTCAAATGTTCGGCTTTTCTCTCAATTGAGAAAGATGATCACCAATCATATCGACCTTCTCAATGCCTCATCGAGACTGGGGGTCACCCCCTCCACCCTCCGAAAAATCCTGGCAGGGGCCCCGATTTCACGATTCATTCAGAGGAAAATCGGCCGGGTCCTCGATGGGAGAGGGAGCGCGTTGCCGGGGAGTCCAAAGCGATCGAGGGTCGAACGGCTCCTGGAGGTCTACCATCTCTACCGGGAACATGGGACGCTTCAGCGGGTGGCGGACGAGATCGGCCTCAGCCGCGAGCGGGTGCGGCAGCTTCTCGTCAAAGGATCGGAGTGCGGGCTCTTCGAGTATAAGCCTTCGTGGGAGGTGGGAGTCTCGCGGGAGAAGATCCTCGAAGATTACCGCCGGGTTCTGACCCTCAAGGGGGTCGCGCAGGTGAACCAGATGTCGCTCTGCCGCCTTCATCGGCTTCTGAAGGTGCATGGGATTACCGAACCCGAGCTGGAGGAGATCTGGTTTAAAGAAAAGAAGGCGATTTGTATTGAACGATATCATAAAGTGGTCCTGGAAATGGGGCATCATCCGACCACCACCGAGATGCAGCGGATCTCATCGAACCGGTATCTCACGACGCAAATCCGGCGTCTCTGGGGAACGATCGAGACCTTTCGGAAAGAGCAAGGAATCCCCCCGCCGCCGAAACGTCTGTTTCACTTGAAGGTGCTCACGCATTCGTAA
- a CDS encoding carbon starvation CstA family protein, which produces MAPMSILTIALIVIALFSIAYRLYGRFLRQEFKLDNRQPTPASIVNDGVDYVPTRLPILLAQHFSSIAAAGPIVGPILAGLWFGWLPALLWIIFGNIFIGAMHDFANLTASLRHKARSIAEVVKENMSQRAYLLFLLFIWLSLVYVIVAFTDLTASTFVSAEYGAGVASSSFLYLLLSIFLGLALTRWQWPLGRATAVALPLLLLIIWGGQAIPLSLPASIFSNPTKGWDVIILVYCFFASILPLWVLLQPRGYLGGYFLYAALGVGMIGLFFGGYTAEYPAFIGFHNAKGAPLFPILFITVACGACSGFHGLVCSGTTSKQLAKEEDAGPVGYGGMLLEGLVAVIALATVMMFPAGDAALKKGPTEIYAGGLARFANLLGIPMEVAMSFGLLAFATFVYDTLDVATRLGRYILQELTGWEGSAGRIGATLATLALPLFFLMTTQEAAYLKFWPIFGASNQLLAALSLLGISVWLIKSGKNPLYALLPMLFVLTMTLWSLGLFVAPWLQGWTAGPFQIEAIPIVALILIAITLLLLIEAYQTVARHKSAGKPVPSSAR; this is translated from the coding sequence ATGGCGCCGATGAGTATTCTGACCATTGCTCTTATCGTCATCGCTTTATTTTCGATCGCTTACCGATTGTACGGCCGCTTCCTCAGACAGGAATTTAAGCTCGACAACCGACAGCCGACCCCCGCCAGTATCGTCAATGACGGGGTCGATTACGTTCCAACGCGCCTCCCCATCCTTCTCGCCCAACATTTCTCTTCGATCGCCGCCGCCGGTCCGATCGTCGGACCGATTCTGGCCGGCCTCTGGTTCGGCTGGCTCCCGGCGCTCCTCTGGATTATCTTCGGCAATATCTTCATCGGCGCGATGCACGATTTCGCCAATCTCACCGCCTCCCTGCGCCATAAGGCCCGCTCCATCGCAGAGGTCGTCAAAGAAAATATGAGCCAGCGGGCCTATCTTCTCTTCCTCCTCTTCATCTGGCTCTCTTTAGTCTATGTCATCGTCGCCTTCACCGATCTGACCGCCTCGACATTTGTCTCCGCCGAGTATGGGGCCGGCGTCGCCAGCTCGTCTTTTTTATATCTTCTCCTTTCGATCTTCTTGGGGCTGGCCCTCACCCGGTGGCAATGGCCGTTGGGCCGGGCGACCGCGGTGGCCCTGCCGCTGCTCCTCCTGATCATCTGGGGAGGCCAGGCGATTCCCCTCTCTCTTCCGGCGTCGATTTTCTCAAACCCGACGAAGGGGTGGGATGTCATTATCCTCGTCTACTGCTTCTTCGCTTCGATCCTTCCCCTCTGGGTCCTTCTCCAGCCGCGAGGGTATCTCGGCGGCTACTTCCTCTATGCCGCCTTGGGGGTCGGCATGATCGGACTTTTCTTCGGGGGCTACACCGCGGAATATCCGGCCTTCATCGGCTTCCATAATGCCAAAGGGGCGCCGCTCTTCCCGATCCTTTTCATTACGGTCGCGTGCGGCGCCTGCTCCGGCTTTCACGGTTTGGTCTGCAGCGGGACGACATCAAAGCAGCTGGCGAAAGAAGAGGATGCCGGACCGGTGGGGTATGGCGGGATGCTGTTGGAGGGACTGGTCGCCGTGATCGCATTGGCGACCGTGATGATGTTTCCGGCGGGCGACGCGGCGTTAAAGAAGGGACCGACGGAGATTTACGCGGGGGGACTGGCCCGATTTGCCAATCTTCTTGGGATTCCGATGGAGGTCGCGATGAGCTTCGGCCTGCTCGCCTTCGCGACCTTCGTTTATGACACGTTGGATGTGGCGACGCGGCTGGGACGGTATATCCTGCAGGAATTGACCGGATGGGAAGGGTCGGCCGGACGGATCGGCGCGACGCTGGCGACCCTCGCCCTTCCCCTTTTCTTTTTGATGACGACGCAGGAAGCGGCCTATTTAAAGTTCTGGCCGATCTTCGGGGCAAGCAACCAGCTCTTGGCCGCCCTCAGCCTCTTGGGGATTTCGGTCTGGCTGATCAAGAGCGGGAAAAACCCCCTTTATGCCCTCCTCCCGATGCTTTTTGTCCTCACGATGACCCTTTGGTCTCTCGGGTTATTCGTCGCCCCTTGGCTCCAGGGGTGGACGGCGGGGCCATTCCAGATCGAGGCCATCCCGATCGTGGCGCTGATCTTGATTGCGATCACCCTCCTTCTCCTCATCGAAGCCTATCAAACGGTCGCCCGGCACAAATCGGCGGGGAAGCCGGTCCCCTCTTCGGCCCGGTAG
- a CDS encoding Rieske (2Fe-2S) protein, with amino-acid sequence MSFVPVAKASEIPPGSAILVEINNLEIALFRLGDEFYATSNLCIHQGGPLAEGRIDGEQVICPWHHWRFNIKDGTSPLSPKLKLRTFPVKREEDQILIDLP; translated from the coding sequence ATGTCATTCGTACCGGTTGCAAAGGCCAGTGAAATTCCGCCGGGATCGGCTATACTGGTAGAGATCAACAACCTCGAGATCGCCCTTTTTCGATTGGGCGATGAGTTTTACGCCACCTCGAACCTCTGCATCCATCAGGGGGGGCCGCTCGCGGAGGGGAGGATTGACGGGGAGCAGGTGATCTGTCCCTGGCATCACTGGCGTTTCAACATCAAGGATGGAACCTCCCCGCTCAGCCCAAAGCTGAAATTGAGGACCTTTCCGGTCAAAAGAGAGGAAGATCAAATCTTGATCGACCTTCCCTGA
- a CDS encoding zinc-binding dehydrogenase → MKAVRFHQFGEIDTLVYEEVPTPKAGPGEAVVQVKACALNYLDLWIRQGVPAYKIQLPHIPGSDVAGIVAEVGPGVEGISVGQRVVIAPGLSCFRCAYCLSGRDNLCDQYRIFGAGTDGGYAEFAKAPAANLIPIPDGISFEEAAAFPITFVTAWHMLITRAALKPGQDLLVLAGGSGVGSAAVQIGKLAGARVIATASTRKKLDQARQLGADLLINYAERDFSREVFKMTQGRGVDVVFEHVGPATFGKSIVSLAKNGTLVTCGATTGPTTELDLRHVFWKDLSILGARTGTRAEMETVARLVGEWKLKPIVDSVYPLSKAREAQEKMQSRDLFGKVVLTP, encoded by the coding sequence ATGAAAGCGGTCCGTTTCCACCAATTCGGAGAGATCGATACCCTGGTTTATGAAGAGGTCCCCACACCCAAGGCGGGACCGGGGGAGGCGGTCGTGCAGGTCAAGGCCTGCGCCTTGAATTATCTCGATCTCTGGATCCGCCAAGGCGTTCCGGCGTATAAGATCCAGCTTCCGCATATCCCCGGCTCCGATGTCGCCGGGATTGTGGCGGAGGTCGGCCCCGGGGTGGAGGGAATCTCCGTCGGGCAGCGGGTGGTCATCGCGCCGGGCCTCTCCTGCTTTCGCTGCGCTTACTGCCTCTCGGGACGGGACAATCTTTGCGATCAATACCGGATCTTCGGGGCGGGAACCGACGGCGGCTACGCCGAGTTTGCGAAAGCGCCCGCGGCGAATCTCATCCCCATTCCGGATGGGATTTCTTTTGAAGAGGCCGCCGCCTTTCCGATCACCTTTGTCACCGCCTGGCACATGTTGATCACCCGCGCCGCCCTGAAGCCGGGACAGGATCTCTTGGTTCTCGCGGGGGGAAGCGGGGTCGGGAGCGCCGCCGTTCAGATCGGCAAGCTCGCCGGGGCGCGGGTGATTGCGACGGCCAGCACCCGGAAGAAGCTCGACCAGGCCCGCCAGCTGGGGGCCGATCTCTTGATCAACTATGCGGAGCGCGACTTCTCGCGGGAGGTGTTCAAGATGACACAGGGGCGAGGGGTCGATGTCGTCTTCGAGCATGTCGGCCCCGCCACCTTCGGCAAAAGCATCGTCTCCCTTGCGAAGAACGGGACCCTCGTCACCTGCGGCGCGACGACCGGGCCGACGACCGAGCTCGATCTCCGCCACGTCTTCTGGAAAGACCTCTCGATTTTAGGGGCGCGAACCGGAACCCGGGCCGAGATGGAGACGGTCGCCCGTCTCGTCGGCGAGTGGAAACTGAAACCGATTGTCGATTCGGTTTATCCCCTCTCCAAGGCAAGAGAAGCGCAGGAGAAGATGCAGTCGCGGGATCTTTTCGGGAAGGTGGTCCTGACGCCGTAA
- a CDS encoding phosphotransferase family protein gives MTPPQAPPRIDLPLAREICRRHRIGRPVWVSEPMGGAVNESSLFLMENGRRWVCRINVHDRELDKINREAKNYRWLHQVAPDLPLALDYLSDCSRELLPFDYALIPFLEGRGVGEAIESLPKPKRNALLEEIGRLLRRFHRIRVPFFGNRLDDPRVFPKEASWRDYFRERFDQALSRCEKDLGGAPTWKEALTLRFTEELQALPERIEPVFLHGDFHYDNLLFMESDSGVPRISGVFDLEWAWWGDATADLLHLEEAFFFYPQDRAPFLSGYEKADWPAESLKVYRTLHSLQVLAVGYEMAPEPNWDLIARHDERLRLLAEGKNPMEPF, from the coding sequence ATGACCCCGCCCCAAGCGCCCCCCCGGATCGATCTTCCGCTGGCGCGGGAGATCTGCCGCCGGCACCGGATCGGCCGGCCGGTCTGGGTCTCGGAGCCGATGGGGGGCGCGGTCAATGAGAGTTCTCTTTTTTTGATGGAGAACGGCCGGCGATGGGTCTGCCGGATCAATGTCCACGATCGGGAGCTCGATAAAATTAACCGAGAGGCGAAAAACTACCGCTGGCTTCACCAGGTCGCCCCCGATCTCCCGCTCGCCCTCGATTACCTCTCCGACTGTTCTAGAGAATTGCTGCCGTTCGACTACGCGCTGATCCCTTTTCTGGAAGGGCGCGGCGTGGGTGAAGCGATCGAGTCGCTTCCGAAACCGAAACGGAATGCCCTCTTGGAAGAGATCGGCCGGCTGCTGCGGCGATTCCATCGAATTCGGGTCCCCTTCTTCGGCAATCGGCTCGATGACCCGCGCGTCTTTCCGAAAGAAGCCTCCTGGCGCGACTATTTTCGGGAGCGGTTCGACCAAGCGCTCTCACGCTGCGAGAAAGATCTCGGCGGCGCTCCGACCTGGAAAGAAGCCCTGACACTCCGTTTTACCGAGGAGCTGCAAGCGCTTCCCGAGCGTATTGAGCCGGTCTTCCTCCATGGGGACTTCCATTATGATAATCTTCTCTTTATGGAAAGCGATTCGGGCGTGCCGCGGATCTCAGGGGTGTTCGATCTTGAATGGGCTTGGTGGGGGGATGCCACCGCCGATCTACTTCATCTGGAAGAAGCTTTTTTCTTCTATCCTCAAGATCGCGCCCCGTTTCTGTCGGGCTATGAGAAAGCGGACTGGCCGGCCGAGTCGTTGAAGGTCTATCGGACCCTCCACTCGCTCCAGGTTCTCGCCGTCGGTTATGAAATGGCACCGGAGCCGAATTGGGATCTCATCGCCCGACATGACGAGAGACTTCGCCTGTTGGCGGAGGGGAAAAATCCGATGGAACCGTTTTGA
- a CDS encoding SDR family NAD(P)-dependent oxidoreductase produces MQLKDKVVLITGGGRGIGRAAAERFAAEGCKIAICARSEGELFGTAKVIEEAGGLVRPFRLDISVRRDVQRMVAQTVSDWGAIDFLINNASVLGPSEPIATYPPEAWEEVIRVNVNGTFYVTQAVVRTMIPRRAGTILSVTSSVGRIGRATWGAYSVSKFALEGMMQTLAEEVAPFNLRVVTLNPGGTRTRMRAAAYPKEDPSRLQDPARVAKALLFLAMAADADPHLHGKSLDMSDLPDEAK; encoded by the coding sequence ATGCAATTGAAAGACAAGGTCGTCCTGATCACCGGGGGAGGCCGCGGCATCGGGCGGGCGGCGGCGGAGCGATTCGCCGCCGAAGGGTGCAAGATCGCGATCTGCGCCCGGAGCGAGGGGGAGCTCTTCGGAACGGCGAAGGTGATCGAAGAGGCCGGCGGCTTGGTCCGGCCCTTCCGGCTCGATATTTCGGTTCGCAGGGATGTCCAGCGGATGGTGGCCCAGACCGTTTCCGATTGGGGGGCGATCGATTTCCTGATCAACAACGCCTCGGTCCTCGGCCCCTCCGAGCCGATCGCCACCTATCCCCCCGAGGCCTGGGAAGAGGTGATTCGGGTCAATGTCAACGGAACCTTCTATGTCACGCAGGCGGTCGTCCGGACGATGATTCCGCGCCGGGCCGGAACGATCCTCTCGGTCACCTCCAGCGTCGGAAGAATCGGGCGGGCCACCTGGGGGGCTTACTCCGTTTCGAAGTTCGCGCTCGAAGGGATGATGCAGACGCTCGCCGAGGAGGTCGCTCCATTCAATCTCCGCGTCGTGACGCTGAATCCCGGCGGCACACGGACGAGGATGCGCGCCGCCGCCTACCCCAAAGAAGATCCGAGCCGGCTCCAAGATCCGGCCCGGGTCGCAAAAGCGCTCCTCTTCCTTGCCATGGCGGCCGATGCCGACCCGCATCTCCATGGGAAGTCGCTCGACATGTCCGATCTCCCCGACGAGGCAAAATGA
- a CDS encoding class I SAM-dependent methyltransferase, with translation MAQMSPEEIIEQQRQDWSRVAPAWEKWDALLHRNLSFLNYRLVGDARIRPGQRVLDLGSGTGYPAIVAADAAGNEGEVLGLDLSEEMLDRAKRKAYGLGLFQLDFRVADVTHLSEADHSFDAVISRFCLMFLPDVAKAVGEIARVMKPGGYFAAAVWSGPDQNPFVKIPVDVLKRFIEIPQPPPDQPGIFRLAKPGDLSGMAEKAGLRKLTDEEIQAESFYDSPETYWTNLIDMAAPLQPLFAKLSSKDRGEAERQIKEAVEPYRRGEEIALPMAIRIVVARKPS, from the coding sequence ATGGCGCAGATGAGTCCCGAAGAGATCATTGAGCAGCAACGGCAAGATTGGAGCCGGGTTGCCCCGGCGTGGGAGAAGTGGGATGCGCTGCTTCACCGAAACCTCTCCTTTCTCAATTACCGGCTTGTCGGCGATGCCCGGATTCGGCCGGGGCAGCGGGTGTTGGATCTCGGCTCCGGGACCGGCTATCCGGCGATTGTCGCCGCCGATGCGGCCGGGAACGAAGGAGAGGTGCTCGGCCTCGATCTCTCCGAGGAGATGCTCGACCGGGCCAAGCGGAAAGCATACGGCTTGGGACTCTTTCAGCTCGACTTCCGCGTCGCCGATGTGACGCACCTATCGGAAGCGGACCATTCCTTCGACGCGGTCATCAGTCGATTCTGCCTGATGTTCCTTCCCGACGTTGCGAAGGCGGTCGGCGAAATCGCGCGGGTGATGAAGCCGGGGGGTTATTTCGCGGCGGCGGTCTGGTCGGGGCCGGACCAAAACCCCTTCGTCAAAATTCCGGTCGATGTTCTCAAGCGGTTTATCGAGATCCCGCAACCTCCGCCCGATCAGCCGGGGATTTTCCGGTTGGCGAAACCGGGGGATCTCTCGGGGATGGCCGAGAAGGCGGGACTTCGTAAATTGACGGACGAAGAGATTCAAGCAGAATCGTTTTACGATTCGCCGGAGACCTATTGGACCAACCTCATCGATATGGCCGCCCCGCTCCAGCCGCTTTTTGCCAAGCTCTCGTCGAAAGATCGGGGAGAGGCGGAGCGTCAGATCAAAGAAGCGGTGGAGCCGTATCGAAGGGGAGAAGAAATCGCCCTGCCGATGGCGATCCGGATTGTCGTTGCGCGCAAGCCGTCTTAA
- a CDS encoding GNAT family N-acetyltransferase: MKTPLRFSDSREIDPKAVLALYRYADWSKDRTLEETQQVLSQSSLVFSLWEGPRLVAFGRVLTDFIFRAAVYDVIVHPDVQKQGVGRALIYKILTHPSLKKVPVFYLLTRDKRPFYEKLGFVTTEEEGYSSMIFVRKETKP, translated from the coding sequence ATGAAAACGCCGCTCCGATTCAGCGACAGCCGAGAGATCGATCCGAAAGCGGTCTTGGCGCTCTACCGTTATGCCGATTGGTCCAAAGATCGGACGCTGGAGGAGACGCAACAGGTTCTCTCACAGTCGAGTCTGGTCTTTTCCCTCTGGGAGGGGCCGCGCCTGGTCGCCTTTGGGCGGGTGTTGACCGATTTCATTTTTCGCGCGGCGGTCTATGACGTCATCGTCCACCCCGATGTGCAGAAACAGGGGGTCGGGCGCGCGCTGATCTATAAAATTCTGACCCATCCTTCTTTAAAGAAGGTTCCGGTCTTTTATCTGCTGACCAGGGACAAGCGCCCGTTCTATGAAAAACTCGGCTTTGTGACGACGGAAGAGGAAGGATACAGCTCGATGATCTTTGTTCGAAAGGAGACGAAGCCGTGA
- a CDS encoding DUF5069 domain-containing protein encodes MTSALRSPRERLGGYLLLPRLIDKVRLHAQGTLPPEYVGNLLKPTGSTLDSRFLAFTGLDAEKLREAILTAKNDDAVLAWVERHAISHNPSEKEAWAEEIATYRPTPEMAEYRKKIYPELAGKVDLASISVLDMIDLDEGRIPTR; translated from the coding sequence GTGACGTCTGCGCTCCGATCCCCCCGCGAGCGGCTCGGCGGCTATCTCCTCCTCCCCCGGCTGATCGACAAGGTCCGGCTGCACGCGCAGGGGACTCTTCCGCCGGAGTATGTCGGCAATCTTCTCAAGCCGACGGGATCGACCCTCGACAGCCGATTTCTCGCCTTCACCGGACTTGATGCGGAGAAATTAAGAGAGGCGATTCTAACGGCAAAGAATGACGACGCGGTTCTCGCCTGGGTCGAACGACACGCCATTTCCCACAACCCTTCGGAAAAGGAGGCCTGGGCCGAAGAGATTGCGACCTACCGCCCCACGCCGGAGATGGCGGAATATCGTAAGAAGATTTATCCGGAACTGGCGGGCAAGGTCGATCTGGCCTCGATCAGCGTCCTCGACATGATCGATCTGGATGAGGGGCGGATTCCGACGAGATGA
- a CDS encoding DMT family transporter, with protein MKPVSQRAASLLLMLAAFLWGGSVIAQKWGVTHFPPLRLALLRGVGATLCLLPFWWGSNDRRPFKRGELPLLFSLAFLSMIGNQLANYYGLRTIPASEAGIIMGSTPVLTALLSALFFREPLTRRRTAGCLLSFIGIVLVVARPPQAQAVASWRGDLFVCLGVLSWVSYTLLARSILKEHSSLALTMATFSIGTMLIVPLAIWETAPLQSVPPSAWGALTYLILFASVIAFFAWNIGLQAVGPTRASIFSNLIPVTALVLGVVLLSETISIKQLAGMGLILVSVWMVNRREGES; from the coding sequence ATGAAGCCGGTCTCGCAGCGCGCCGCTTCGCTCCTGCTGATGCTCGCCGCCTTTCTCTGGGGCGGCTCGGTGATCGCTCAAAAATGGGGGGTGACCCACTTTCCGCCGCTTCGTCTCGCCCTCCTGCGCGGGGTCGGGGCGACCCTCTGCCTCCTGCCGTTCTGGTGGGGGTCGAACGACCGGCGGCCGTTCAAACGGGGGGAGCTTCCGCTCCTCTTCTCTCTCGCCTTCCTGTCGATGATCGGAAATCAACTCGCGAACTACTACGGCCTTCGAACGATTCCCGCTTCGGAGGCGGGTATCATCATGGGCTCGACGCCGGTTTTGACCGCCCTTCTCTCGGCGCTTTTTTTCCGAGAGCCGCTGACCCGGCGACGGACGGCCGGATGCCTCCTCTCCTTCATCGGGATAGTCCTGGTCGTGGCGCGACCTCCTCAGGCGCAAGCGGTCGCTTCCTGGCGGGGAGATCTCTTTGTTTGCCTCGGTGTTCTCTCCTGGGTCTCCTACACCCTCTTGGCGCGATCCATTCTAAAGGAGCACTCTTCCCTCGCCCTCACCATGGCGACCTTTTCGATCGGCACGATGCTGATCGTTCCCCTGGCGATCTGGGAAACGGCGCCGCTGCAATCGGTCCCACCGTCGGCCTGGGGGGCGCTGACCTATCTGATCCTCTTTGCTTCCGTCATTGCCTTCTTTGCCTGGAACATCGGTCTTCAGGCGGTCGGCCCGACCCGGGCGTCGATCTTCAGCAACCTGATCCCGGTGACGGCATTGGTATTGGGCGTGGTTCTCCTTTCGGAAACGATCTCGATCAAACAATTGGCGGGGATGGGATTGATTTTGGTCAGCGTCTGGATGGTGAACCGGCGGGAAGGAGAAAGTTAA
- the trxA gene encoding thioredoxin translates to MDSIWMKEANEADFEEKVIAASKTTPVLVDFWAEWCGPCRMLAPILERVVNAYQGKVQLVKVNTDENPSLAGRYRIQGIPAVKAFVDGHMADEFVGVLPERQIREFVDNLVPSEADLIAQKARPLEEKQPREALGLYEEALKHEPQHAASLLGKLRLLLALGRVEEARLFFNHLPAALQFHEETRRLQIRLDLALSQKSGPSLAELQARAAREPENLQHAFDLAHRLAADGEYEKALETYLAIVRKDRRFKDDGARKAMLQLFEVIGPRSPLAEKYREKLAQILF, encoded by the coding sequence ATGGATTCTATTTGGATGAAAGAAGCGAACGAAGCCGATTTTGAAGAGAAGGTCATCGCCGCTTCGAAGACAACGCCGGTGCTGGTCGATTTCTGGGCGGAGTGGTGCGGCCCCTGCCGGATGCTCGCCCCGATCCTGGAGCGGGTGGTGAACGCCTATCAGGGGAAAGTTCAACTCGTCAAGGTGAACACCGATGAAAATCCGAGCCTCGCGGGCCGGTATCGGATTCAGGGGATCCCGGCGGTGAAAGCCTTTGTGGACGGCCACATGGCCGATGAATTCGTCGGCGTTCTTCCGGAAAGGCAGATTCGGGAGTTTGTCGATAACCTCGTCCCCTCCGAGGCCGATCTCATCGCGCAGAAAGCGCGCCCTCTAGAAGAGAAACAGCCGCGCGAAGCGCTCGGTCTCTACGAAGAGGCGCTCAAGCACGAGCCGCAACATGCCGCGTCCCTGCTCGGAAAGCTCCGGCTCCTCCTGGCGCTGGGCCGGGTTGAAGAAGCCCGCCTCTTCTTCAATCATCTTCCGGCCGCCCTTCAATTTCATGAAGAGACCCGTCGGCTGCAGATTCGACTCGACCTCGCCCTTTCCCAAAAGAGCGGCCCGTCGCTGGCCGAGTTACAGGCCCGCGCGGCGCGCGAGCCGGAGAATCTGCAACATGCATTCGATCTGGCCCACCGGCTTGCCGCCGACGGAGAATATGAGAAAGCGCTGGAAACCTACCTTGCAATCGTCCGGAAAGACCGCCGCTTCAAAGATGACGGCGCCCGCAAGGCGATGCTCCAACTCTTCGAGGTGATCGGCCCCCGCTCCCCCTTGGCCGAAAAATATCGGGAGAAGCTGGCGCAGATTCTTTTTTAA
- a CDS encoding pyruvate, water dikinase regulatory protein, producing the protein MPERPAEVRPIFVVSDATGETAEKICQAALSQFSQDKTILARRHYIRSETQIQEVLQEAKSRQGLIIFTFVSESLRLKMREEALQSGLLAVDLLGPLLTAMSHFLNSRPRSEPGRLHRIDTDYFSRVEAVQFTVKHDDGQSIQGIVQADIVLVGPSRTAKTPLSIYLAQFGYKVANIPIILNIPLPKELQRVDPAKVVALIIEPQRLMEIREARLMKLNRRVAGYADMEPIIQELSYCRELYRQNPRWGIIDVTGRAVEEVATDIMGWIRRSDPLR; encoded by the coding sequence ATGCCCGAACGTCCCGCCGAGGTCCGTCCCATCTTCGTCGTCTCCGACGCCACGGGAGAAACTGCGGAAAAAATCTGCCAGGCCGCCCTTTCCCAGTTTTCTCAAGATAAAACCATCCTGGCCCGCCGCCACTACATCCGCTCGGAAACCCAGATACAAGAGGTGCTTCAGGAAGCAAAGTCGCGCCAGGGGCTGATCATCTTTACCTTCGTCTCCGAGTCGCTTCGGCTCAAAATGCGCGAAGAGGCCCTCCAGTCGGGGCTGCTCGCCGTCGATCTCCTTGGGCCGCTTTTGACCGCAATGAGCCATTTTCTCAATAGCCGGCCCCGCTCCGAACCGGGACGGCTTCACCGGATCGATACCGACTACTTCAGCCGCGTGGAGGCGGTGCAGTTTACGGTGAAGCACGACGACGGCCAGAGCATCCAGGGGATCGTTCAGGCCGATATTGTCCTGGTCGGCCCTTCCCGAACGGCGAAAACGCCCCTCTCTATCTATCTTGCGCAGTTCGGCTACAAGGTGGCAAATATTCCCATTATCTTGAATATTCCCCTCCCGAAAGAGCTGCAGCGGGTCGATCCGGCCAAGGTCGTCGCCCTGATCATCGAACCCCAGCGCCTCATGGAAATCCGTGAGGCGCGACTGATGAAGCTGAACCGGCGGGTCGCCGGTTATGCCGACATGGAGCCGATCATTCAGGAGCTCAGCTACTGCCGCGAGCTCTATCGCCAGAATCCGCGGTGGGGAATCATCGATGTGACCGGGCGCGCCGTCGAAGAGGTCGCCACCGACATTATGGGCTGGATCCGTCGATCCGATCCCCTTCGATAA